Genomic window (Candidatus Nitrospira nitrificans):
GATGTCGGGCATTACCGCGATTTTCGGACCGTCCGGATCGGGAAAGACCACTTTTTTGAGATGCTTGGCCGGACTTGAGCGAGCATCAGATGGTTTTATGCAATTCGGCAACGATGTCTGGCAGGACGAAAAGGTCGGTTTGTGCCTGCCGCTCCATAAACGCCCCATCGGATATGTCTTCCAAGAACCTCGCTTGTTTCCTCATTACAACGTGCGCGCGAATCTTCTGTACGGTTATAAGCGGGTCCCCGTGGAAGAACGCCGCATTGCCATCGAGCACGTTGTCGAGATTCTGGGAATCGGCCATCTTCTTGAACGCCGCATCCACAAGCTCTCCGGCGGCGAGCAGCAGCGAGTGGCGATCGGCCGCGCGCTGCTGACCAGTCCACAATTGCTATTGCTGGATGAACCGCTCGCCTCGCTCGATATTCAACGTAAGCAAGAGCTCCTTCGGTTCATACGCTGCCTTCATGAGGAGTTGGCCATCCCGGTGATGTACGTCAGCCATGCGATCAGTGAAATCCTCCAACTCGCGGACCGAGTCGTCCTGTTAAAAGATGGCAAACTCATAGGCACCGGCACACTCAATGAGGTACTCACTTCGCTGGACTTTCGGGGGAGCTTCGGAGCACACCGCGTGGGAGCGGTTCTAGATGCCCGTGTATCCGGTCACGACCCGGAGTACGGCCTCACTCAGTTGGCATTCCTGGGACAATCGCTGTTCGTTCCACTGCAATCCGCCACCGTCGGGCAGGATGTGCGCGTCCATATCCTCTCCAGCGATGTCAGCCTCGTCGTCGGCCGAACCGATTCCCCGACTAGTGTGTTGAATATTCTCGAAGCGACGATCGTTGAAGTTCGAGAGTTGAATCAGTCGTCGGTGGACGTCTTGTTGGATATTGGATCACCACTGATCGCGAGCATCACCAGAAAATCGCTCGCGACCTTGGGACTGAAGTCTGGGCAACGGGTATGTGCCCATGTCAAAGCGGTGGCAATGAATGAAGAGTTGGTGGAATAGTGGCTTGGACACGGATAAGAAATCTCGGCTCACTCTGCCTTCGCAGCTCTCGTCACATGCTCATCTACATTGAGTGAATGGCGTTTTATTGACAATGCAGACTGTCTTCGAAATAGGCTCTGCGCATCTCGTTCCACGCCTATAACCATCTTCCACTTTAGACTGTTTCTCCCTCCCCAGTTTCTGTGGATAAACCTGTGCGCAACTCTCCTTGTGATGCGTGAACCTGCGAAATGCTCCTTACGCGACATTTTTGCCTACTTTTTAATCATTGTATGATAGCGAAAGCATGACGCTACATCTTGTAGATTCTGATCCCTTTGCAAGAAGAAACCTGAAAGAGTTCGTTGGTTCAATGCTGACTCGTGTTTGTTTGCTCCAGCTGAGAAATATTTTTCCAGCAGAAAAGTTATGCACAAGCGTTTCACAAATATCCCGACTATTCACTTGACTTGGAGAGCACAACAGTGTTACCAATGGCTACATCATGAAATCAAGAGACCTTAAAGATATCCGAGAAGAGCTAGGCCTCACGCAGCAGGAACTTGCCGACGCCTTGCACACTACTCGGGTGTCCGTGGCACGGTATGAAGCCGGCATGCGACGGATTCCCGGTGTCGTCTCGGTGGTGCTGAATCAATTACGACGTAAGACGGCCGTTCCAATGGCCGGTCTCGTTGCAGCCGGCTATCCGATCGAGCCGGTGCCACAATCGGAACTCGTGGAGATCCCCTCGAGCATGTTGCGGAGCGGAGAGACCTTTGCATTAAAGGTCACGGGAGAATCCATGAAAGACGACGGCATTTTACCCGGCGATTTCGTGGTTGTGCACAAACAAGCTACGGCCAACAACGGGCAGACCGTCGTCGCCCTGGTCAATGGCGAGGCCACGATCAAGACATACCTCAAGAAGGCTACTCACATTGAACTTCGTCCAGCTAATGAGACGATGCAGTCGATCCTGGTCCGGCCATCGGATGCATTTCAGATCGAAGGGATCGTCATCGGTGTGATCAGGCATTGTGCCGTCTAGCCTATCGAAAGGAGGAAACGATGCTCGCGACAGAATCAATCTCTCTCACGAAAGATCAGTTGATGGATTTGGAAAGGACAGTGGCGGCACTGGACAATCGGTTGCAGAGCATCCAGCGGGGCTTGGGACGAAGCACTCCAGGCTCGCTGGTGGAGCGTTTTCGAAGCTTACTGCGGCCCAAACAAAGAAACCAGTTCATGTCGACAGTTTGTAATCGCCATGTCCGGCTGAATACAAAATTGACGAACCATGACAGTCCAAGAGCCTAGCGCACCATCAGTGCGGACAGGCCCCTGTTCTGATTGCGGCATACTCGTCGAACGGCTGATGGAATCGATCGACGGCTTACGCACTCCACAGTTCAACATTGCCCAGTTTGTTGGAATGCTCACCGCCAGCGGCAAGTCTTCGCCGGTGGGTGTTGCGGATAGGAGTGCGCTCCAAGAAAGGGTATCCCTCCCCTTCCAATCTGCCCATCAGTACGATACAGTTCAGCCACGCCCCCGTAGCTCAGTTGGATAGAGCAGCGGTTTCCTAAACCGCGGGTCGTACGTTCAATTCGTATCGGGGGCACCAAATCTTTCCCTTCAGAATCAAGTACTTCACCCCCCAGCTTGTGCATCCTGTCCTGTACCCCTGAAGTGTCTGGGTGCGCCTGAGGTGCATTTGGCGTTAACAAGTCTCCAAACTTATGAACCCACTCTTGGCCTCCGCCTGGGAACAGATGAGAATAAATATCCATCGTGACTTGAATACTGCTATTGGCCAAGTTGTTCTTGAACATACTTCGGCGGTGCGCCTGCTTTGGCCATCAGTGACGCGTACGTGTGCCGGAGATCGTGGAACCGGACATGTCGAATCTCGGCCTTCGTCAATAGCTCCCTGAATGCTCCGCGTAAATTCGAGTCATCCCATCGTGTCCAGGACGGGGTAACAAAGACATACTCCGGCATCGGAACGCCTTCCATAGACGCCTCAAGACTTCTCGTTTCCTTCAACGTCTGCAACGTCTTGGCGAGCTGTGGCGTCATATCGACCCGCCTGATCTTGTGGCTCTTTGTACTACTCTCAACGCCATGGGCCACACATCCGGGGACTTCCGATCACGCCATCGTGCTCGGTATGCAGGGCACGCATGCGCTTAACAGCCGCGCGTTCTCCTGAGCACGGGCACTGGGTGGGCGCGCCGCCCAACCGTAATACCCACTGGCCGACACCCGTAAACAGCGACACATCAAGGATGGGAACCCCGTCGCGGCATCGTTGGATCATCCGAAACCTCACGTCAACGCTCTCGCGAAGAACGCTGCCGCTTCTCGCAAAAAATCCCGCTCCCTCGTCACACGTGCCAACTCTCGACGCAGCTGGCTCAGCTCTTCATCCCGGGAGCGCCCATTGCCCATAAAAGCCTGCTGCGGCTGACGACGCAGTTCACGTCGCCAACGTCCAACAGGCCAACCCCGAGGTCGGTCGCGATTTGGCTCACTGTCACTCCAGGTGCGTCGAGCATCGCCACCGCTTCGCGTGTGTACTCTGCTGAAAACTTCCGTCGTGCTCCCATGACACCCCTCCTGGCCCATGATGAGCCTTAAGTAAGGTGTCCGCAAAATCGGGGGAGACGACCGCATGATGAGTGGAGAACACGGTTCAGAGTGATGGGTACCTCTACCGGCTCCTCAGCGATACCAACTATGATCAGTTTCCCGCCGATGGCTAACCCGCCGATCGTTGCACTCATTGCCTTGCTGTTGG
Coding sequences:
- the modC gene encoding molybdenum ABC transporter ATP-binding protein → MSHLLAHFDVRFPNFRLNVDIDVPMSGITAIFGPSGSGKTTFLRCLAGLERASDGFMQFGNDVWQDEKVGLCLPLHKRPIGYVFQEPRLFPHYNVRANLLYGYKRVPVEERRIAIEHVVEILGIGHLLERRIHKLSGGEQQRVAIGRALLTSPQLLLLDEPLASLDIQRKQELLRFIRCLHEELAIPVMYVSHAISEILQLADRVVLLKDGKLIGTGTLNEVLTSLDFRGSFGAHRVGAVLDARVSGHDPEYGLTQLAFLGQSLFVPLQSATVGQDVRVHILSSDVSLVVGRTDSPTSVLNILEATIVEVRELNQSSVDVLLDIGSPLIASITRKSLATLGLKSGQRVCAHVKAVAMNEELVE
- the lexA gene encoding transcriptional repressor LexA, with the translated sequence MKSRDLKDIREELGLTQQELADALHTTRVSVARYEAGMRRIPGVVSVVLNQLRRKTAVPMAGLVAAGYPIEPVPQSELVEIPSSMLRSGETFALKVTGESMKDDGILPGDFVVVHKQATANNGQTVVALVNGEATIKTYLKKATHIELRPANETMQSILVRPSDAFQIEGIVIGVIRHCAV
- a CDS encoding tyrosine-type recombinase/integrase, which gives rise to MAHGVESSTKSHKIRRVDMTPQLAKTLQTLKETRSLEASMEGVPMPEYVFVTPSWTRWDDSNLRGAFRELLTKAEIRHVRFHDLRHTYASLMAKAGAPPKYVQEQLGQ